One genomic window of Actinoplanes lobatus includes the following:
- a CDS encoding GGDEF domain-containing protein codes for MTTETASRVPTESHDELVALESALAELESRPPSQFRSLWEPAIELRQRATELGAEEIAQRAALLQAGVLLRKGRTGEGGQLAHQVRAWAEQHDERYILARAHRELSVFYRHVGDYSDGLTHAVQSVAFLTDDVPPHLRARHLMTLAVALDDTGAHEDGKRRSQEALALSATAGDHEMMMSVLNNMAYTAVEVGDEPEARMLVGQMREIEARTGCRFTANELDTMAQVELMGGRYAAVEQLISPVLADLVAATEGDAVAECQLTLAQARRLAGRHDDAQAALDATGRLCAERGLAAIGARVRQEQAALFAGTGRFAEAYEEHRAFHAAATALQSVQRDARARALQAVFEADEARRDSEHFREMAHRDALTGLYNRRYVNERVPALLLEAAARRMPLSMAIIDLDHFKLINDTLSHSTGDMVLQHVAELLEESAPGPAVAARMGGEEFLLVLPGIDAEEAAICCEGLRLRIRAHGWEPITGALQVTTSIGVTTTAEGRDTFSALLSIADRNLYTAKRGGRDRVVAD; via the coding sequence AGCTCGTCGCGCTCGAATCCGCCCTGGCGGAACTCGAGTCCCGGCCCCCGTCCCAGTTCCGGTCGCTCTGGGAGCCCGCCATCGAACTGCGGCAGCGGGCCACCGAACTCGGCGCCGAGGAGATCGCCCAGCGCGCCGCCCTGCTCCAGGCCGGGGTGCTGCTCCGCAAGGGGCGCACCGGCGAGGGCGGGCAGCTGGCCCACCAGGTCCGGGCCTGGGCCGAGCAGCACGACGAGCGGTACATCCTGGCCCGCGCGCACCGCGAGCTGTCCGTGTTCTACCGGCACGTCGGCGACTACTCGGACGGGCTGACCCACGCCGTGCAGAGCGTCGCCTTCCTCACCGACGACGTACCGCCCCACCTGCGCGCCCGGCACCTGATGACGCTCGCGGTCGCGCTGGACGACACCGGCGCCCACGAGGACGGCAAACGCCGCTCCCAGGAGGCCCTCGCACTGTCCGCGACGGCGGGCGACCACGAGATGATGATGTCGGTGCTCAACAACATGGCGTACACCGCGGTGGAGGTCGGCGACGAGCCGGAGGCCCGGATGCTGGTCGGGCAGATGCGCGAGATCGAGGCCCGGACCGGGTGCCGGTTCACCGCCAACGAGCTGGACACCATGGCCCAGGTCGAGCTGATGGGTGGCCGCTACGCCGCCGTCGAGCAACTGATCTCCCCGGTGCTCGCCGACCTGGTCGCCGCCACCGAGGGCGACGCCGTCGCCGAATGCCAGCTCACCCTGGCCCAGGCCCGCCGCCTGGCCGGCCGGCACGACGACGCGCAGGCCGCCCTGGACGCGACCGGTCGCCTCTGCGCCGAACGGGGCCTGGCCGCCATCGGCGCCCGGGTCCGGCAGGAGCAGGCCGCGCTCTTCGCCGGCACCGGACGGTTCGCCGAGGCGTACGAGGAACATCGCGCCTTCCACGCCGCGGCCACCGCCCTCCAGTCGGTGCAGCGCGACGCCCGGGCGCGGGCGTTGCAGGCCGTCTTCGAGGCCGACGAGGCCCGCCGCGACAGCGAACACTTCCGCGAGATGGCCCACCGCGACGCCCTGACCGGCCTCTACAACCGCCGCTACGTCAACGAACGGGTACCGGCCCTGCTGCTGGAGGCCGCCGCCCGCCGGATGCCGCTGTCGATGGCCATCATCGACCTGGACCACTTCAAACTGATCAACGACACCCTCTCGCACAGCACCGGCGACATGGTCCTCCAGCACGTCGCCGAGTTGCTGGAGGAGTCCGCCCCCGGCCCGGCCGTCGCCGCGCGCATGGGCGGCGAGGAATTCCTGCTGGTCCTGCCGGGCATCGACGCCGAAGAGGCCGCGATCTGCTGCGAGGGCCTCCGCCTGCGCATCCGCGCCCACGGCTGGGAACCCATCACCGGCGCCCTCCAGGTCACCACCAGCATCGGCGTGACCACGACCGCCGAGGGCCGCGACACCTTCTCGGCGCTGCTCTCCATCGCCGACCGCAACCTCTACACCGCCAAGCGAGGCGGCCGCGACCGCGTCGTCGCGGACTGA
- a CDS encoding endonuclease/exonuclease/phosphatase family protein, with protein sequence MRVLTWNIKNGGGDRLPSIITVIDQARPDVVTLQELQGFHRYGGRRLRELATALDMTAHLAPSVRAQPVAVLVREPLRIVRRARISWRLHHAAAVVVVPTPVGPLTVVSVHLNPFSPYRRMREARWLAARYATPNGLTLIAGDMNGLDPAGDHTTALATLPGLYRKRHLTSDGRPDTRALAAFREEGFTDLWHTAGVGDGHTVPTACAGHEFAPVRLDYLLAGPPLAARAQHLRVIRDDLTANASDHYPLQADFDL encoded by the coding sequence ATGAGGGTGCTGACCTGGAACATCAAGAACGGCGGCGGCGACCGCCTGCCATCGATCATCACGGTGATCGATCAGGCGCGCCCCGACGTGGTCACCCTCCAGGAACTGCAAGGCTTCCACCGGTACGGCGGGCGCCGCCTCCGGGAACTCGCCACCGCCCTGGACATGACCGCCCACCTGGCCCCCTCCGTCCGCGCCCAGCCGGTCGCCGTCCTGGTCCGTGAGCCGCTGCGGATCGTGCGGCGCGCCCGGATCAGCTGGCGGCTGCATCACGCCGCGGCCGTGGTGGTGGTGCCCACCCCGGTCGGCCCGTTGACGGTCGTCAGCGTCCATCTCAACCCGTTCTCCCCCTACCGCCGGATGCGCGAGGCCCGCTGGCTTGCCGCCCGCTACGCCACCCCGAACGGCCTGACCCTCATCGCCGGCGACATGAACGGCCTGGACCCGGCCGGCGACCACACGACGGCGCTGGCCACCCTTCCCGGCCTCTACCGCAAGCGGCACCTGACCTCCGACGGCCGCCCCGACACGAGGGCCCTGGCGGCTTTCCGTGAGGAGGGCTTCACCGACCTGTGGCACACCGCCGGCGTCGGCGACGGTCACACCGTCCCCACCGCCTGCGCGGGCCACGAGTTCGCCCCCGTCCGCCTGGACTACCTCCTGGCCGGCCCACCACTGGCCGCCCGGGCACAGCACCTCCGGGTGATCCGCGACGACCTGACCGCCAACGCCTCCGACCACTACCCACTCCAGGCCGACTTCGACCTCTGA
- a CDS encoding mycothiol transferase, protein MLDDAPIVFPSPTVPAAGRAEVFVRYLDYFRESLLAKASALPDAELRSSRLPSGWTPLELVKHLRFVELRWIEWGFQGRDVGDPWGDRRDDRWHVGPSETLAGLAAALRAQGEHTTAVITGSDLTTVGQPGPRWGGDDPANLERVLFHLLQEYARHLGHLDIVAEIAGGPTGE, encoded by the coding sequence ATGCTCGATGATGCGCCGATCGTCTTTCCGTCTCCCACCGTCCCGGCCGCCGGGCGAGCCGAGGTCTTCGTCCGCTACCTGGACTATTTCCGGGAAAGTCTGCTGGCCAAGGCGTCCGCGCTGCCCGACGCCGAGCTGCGCTCCAGCCGCCTGCCCAGCGGGTGGACACCGTTGGAGCTGGTCAAGCACCTGCGCTTCGTCGAGCTCCGCTGGATCGAGTGGGGCTTCCAGGGTCGTGACGTCGGCGATCCGTGGGGCGACCGGCGTGACGACCGCTGGCATGTCGGCCCATCGGAGACCCTGGCCGGCCTGGCGGCCGCGCTGCGCGCCCAGGGCGAGCACACGACCGCCGTGATCACCGGCAGCGATTTGACCACGGTCGGGCAACCGGGCCCCCGGTGGGGCGGTGACGACCCAGCCAACCTGGAGCGGGTCCTCTTCCACCTGCTCCAGGAGTATGCCCGCCATCTCGGCCACCTCGACATCGTCGCCGAGATCGCCGGCGGCCCCACCGGCGAGTAA
- a CDS encoding phosphatase PAP2 family protein: MTDDNRVVERAGWAPVRHFAERSVLGLLVVATIGLTFGVLLLLVRFHWQPLQDLDRVVADGLNRWASGSDATVAVLRQVSSFGGRGVLVPLVVLPAALLLVRRRPRPAIYLLVTGAGALILDPSLKALIGRLRPVVEVPVASAPGNSFPSGHALDSMVVYGMIVLVLLPAVRRRWRPWFIGLAAVLVVAVGFTRIALGVHFLSDVLGGWMLGLAWISVTAYAFRIWRREAGHPTPPITEGLEPESGPDLRPAPAEGAVLPHPWAKGAEILVGWVFVFGLLYLTGYTVTRWTPAFDDAVPRWLQSFRTPSLDHLSWMWSKAGDTHAILIISLIFCPIALALWRQWRPVLFLALAMIGELTLFLCAAAAVDRPRPPVEQLDGQMPTSSFPSGHIAATMCLWAAIAIIVMARVRKPWRWTFPALAVIMPLGVALSRMYRGMHHPTDLLGAMLLAAAWITVLWWTVRPNAHAETATGAAEEAARATRSRRLEAVG; encoded by the coding sequence GTGACCGATGACAACCGTGTGGTGGAACGCGCCGGCTGGGCGCCGGTACGTCACTTCGCCGAGCGCAGCGTGCTCGGCCTGCTCGTGGTGGCCACGATCGGCCTGACCTTCGGTGTCCTGCTCCTGCTCGTACGGTTCCACTGGCAGCCGTTGCAGGACCTGGACCGGGTCGTCGCCGACGGGCTGAACCGGTGGGCCTCCGGCTCGGACGCCACGGTCGCGGTCCTGCGACAGGTCTCCTCGTTCGGCGGGCGCGGTGTGCTGGTGCCGCTCGTCGTGCTGCCGGCCGCGCTGCTGCTGGTCCGCCGCCGCCCCCGCCCGGCGATCTACCTGCTGGTCACCGGCGCCGGGGCGCTGATCCTCGACCCGTCGCTGAAAGCGCTGATCGGGCGGCTGCGCCCGGTCGTCGAGGTGCCGGTCGCCTCGGCCCCCGGCAACAGCTTCCCGAGCGGGCACGCACTCGACTCGATGGTCGTCTACGGCATGATCGTGCTGGTCCTCCTGCCCGCCGTCCGCCGCCGGTGGCGGCCCTGGTTCATCGGCCTGGCCGCGGTGCTTGTCGTAGCGGTCGGTTTCACCCGGATCGCCCTCGGCGTGCACTTCCTCTCCGACGTGCTCGGCGGCTGGATGCTCGGGCTCGCCTGGATCAGCGTGACCGCCTACGCCTTCCGGATCTGGCGCCGCGAGGCCGGCCACCCCACCCCGCCGATCACCGAGGGTCTGGAACCGGAGTCCGGCCCCGACCTGCGCCCGGCCCCCGCCGAGGGCGCCGTGCTGCCGCACCCGTGGGCCAAGGGCGCCGAGATCCTGGTCGGCTGGGTCTTCGTCTTCGGTCTGCTCTACCTGACCGGTTACACCGTCACCCGCTGGACCCCCGCCTTCGACGACGCCGTCCCCAGGTGGCTGCAGAGCTTCCGCACCCCGTCCCTGGACCACCTGAGCTGGATGTGGAGCAAGGCCGGCGACACGCACGCCATCCTGATCATCTCGCTGATCTTCTGCCCGATCGCGCTGGCCCTCTGGCGCCAGTGGCGGCCGGTGCTCTTCCTGGCCCTCGCCATGATCGGCGAGCTGACCCTCTTCCTCTGCGCGGCCGCCGCCGTCGACCGCCCCCGCCCACCCGTCGAACAACTGGACGGCCAGATGCCGACCTCGTCCTTCCCGTCCGGCCACATCGCCGCCACCATGTGCCTCTGGGCCGCCATCGCGATCATCGTGATGGCCCGGGTCCGCAAACCGTGGCGCTGGACCTTCCCGGCCCTCGCGGTGATCATGCCGCTCGGCGTGGCGCTCTCCCGCATGTACCGCGGCATGCACCACCCCACCGACCTCCTCGGCGCCATGCTGCTCGCCGCCGCCTGGATCACCGTGCTCTGGTGGACGGTCCGTCCCAACGCGCACGCCGAGACTGCCACCGGGGCCGCCGAGGAGGCCGCCCGGGCCACCCGCAGCCGCCGTCTGGAGGCGGTCGGATGA